One Heterodontus francisci isolate sHetFra1 chromosome 37, sHetFra1.hap1, whole genome shotgun sequence genomic window carries:
- the LOC137352277 gene encoding espin-like protein has protein sequence MTEDDIIRIEKQIENLQVMHKVQKVETELEQLELELQQLLPVSTALAPEHFTVNPKQVHGQADDLPAWCNKISTLLKSMAILLATLGGKEIDILDTVPSRDQCRGPVAGPMKVSSAKETNMNIGRSQSFSSTREDVQKEILQCGVSVKNIRANYELQLQSRMTDDTQHRVYKRKRSLPVVPHGTETIFEEPHNFSMNETQSTETEHRVQPQYQGKMVEEPLIMPVHAPLMYSGSTDICKNDIGRCLNLDDETLFSPDPMTRSLPVQTDLSCVQQYIDMRKERIVFLFLEHWRKWTFTESFRQNQMTSNISGALAENFEDIQHHDGLLYSTSELQSEIMGGRSDDDRLLYFMKQRQVVGKLIGHWRTIISQVPTGQIRRLSLHHEMYWPEHFLPHVNGIPVDYNSLSLDLFMLGYFQLLEMNMTRAERKFRHILCYEMFDRLGSHSWELIRKFHKVVMEEIESGKRDWADGFEDIKQQFFGDRVDIVEVHQHNTTIEEEQTEERPAELSRQDKKSIQLISELGEFCNEEICRYIDRSFSFWKEKEAELFDI, from the exons ATGACGGAAGACGATATAATCCGTATAGAAAAGCAAATTGAAAACCTCCAAGTCATGCACAAAGTGCAGAAAGTGGAGACGGAGCTGGAGCAGCTAGAGCTTGAGCTTCagcaactcctgcccgtgtctactGCATTGGCCCCCGAGCATTTTACTGTGAACCCGAAACAGGTACACGGACAGGCAGATGACCTGCCCGCTTGGTGCAACAAGATTTCAACCCTGTTGAAGAGCATGGCTATTCTTCTGGCCACGTTAGGTGGGAAGGAGATAGACATTTTGGACACCGTGCCTTCCCGTGATCAATGTAGGGGGCCAGTGGCTGGGCCAATGAAGGTTTCTTCAGCTAAAGAGACAAATATGAATATAGGAAGGTCTCAGTCATTCAGTTCAACCAGAGAGGATGTTCAGAAAGAAATCCTGCAATGTGGTGTGTCAGTCAAAAACATAAGAGCAAACTATGAATTGCAACTGCAGTCAAGAATGACCGATGATACGCAACATAGAGTTTATAAAAGGAAGAGGTCTTTACCTGTTGTACCTCATGGTACAGAAACTATTTTCGAAGAACCCCATAATTTTAGCATGAATGAAACTCAAAGCACTGAGACAGAGCACAGAGTGCAACCACAATATCAAGGCAAGATGGTGGAAGAACCATTAATTATGCCAGTGCATGCGCCATTAATGTATTCTGGTTCAACAGACATCTGCAAGAATGATATAGGCAGATGTTTAAATCTAGACGATGAGACTTTATTTAGTCCAGATCCCATGACCAGAAGTCTCCCAGTACAGACAGACCTCAGCTGTGTACAACAATACATAGACATGAGGAAGGAACGGATTGTGTTTCTCTTCCTTGAACACTGGAGGAAATGGACATTCACAGAATCTTTCAGACAAAACCAAATGACGTCAAATATTTCCGGGGCTTTAGCTGAGAATTTCGAAGACATTCAACACCATGATGGGCTTCTGTATAGTACATCGGAATTACAGTCCGAGATCATGGGAGGAAGAAGTGATGATGATCGGCTTCTTTACTTCATGAAACAGAGGCAAGTTGTTGGCAAACTGATAGGCCACTGGAGGACAATTATCTCCCAGGTCCCAACTGGACAAATAAGACGATTGAGTCTGCATCACGAGATGTATTGGCCAGAGCACTTTCTTCCTCATGTTAATGGCATTCCTGTTGACTACAACAGCTTGAGCCTGGACCTTTTCATGCTTGGATACTTCCAGTTGTTGGAAATGAACATGACTCGCGCTGAGCGGAAATTCCGACACATCCTTTGCTATGAGATGTTTGACCGCCTGGGAAGCCACAGTTGGGAACTGATCCGAAAATTTCACAAAGTTGTCATGGAAGAGATTGAGTCTGGAAAACGAGATTGGGCCGATGGATTTGAAGATATTAAGCAGCAGTTTTTTGGAGACAGGGTTGACATAGTTGAGGTTCACCAGCACAACACAACAATCGAGGAAGAACAGACAGAGGAAAGGCCTGCAGAATTATCTCGACAGGA CAAAAAATCGATTCAGCTCATCTCTGAACTTGGCGAATTCTGCAATGAAGAGATATGTCGATATATTGATCGCAGTTTTTCATTCTGGAAGGAGAAAGAAGCGGAGCTATTTGATATTTAA